GGCCTCACGCGTTTGCGCGCGCAGCACCGGTTTTCCTGGTTGCACGGCCAAGCAGACGGTTTTCGCAGCGGGCATGAAGCCGGTGTGGAGTATGGTTATTGCGAGGGCAAGGCGGAGGGGCTGGAGGAAGGCCGGCAAGTCCTGCTGATTCGCGATTTTCGCTCCGATGAGCACCGTGCTCCTGGCATTGATGACAGCCTGTTCGACGATTGGCGACTGCCGCTCACCGCCGACATCAAAAAGCGCATGAAAGCCGACGTGGTGCGTTTGTTGCCCGCTCACGCCCAGCCCAGCGCCGCGCAGTGGAAGATGATCTTCAGCGACACGCCGTCAACCTCGGTGATTGCCGGTGCCGGAGCAGGCAAGTCCACCTCGCTGGTGCTGCGTATCCTGCTGCTGACCCATTACCTGGGCTTTGAGCTGAGCTCGATGACCGTGGTGACCTTCACCCGCGAATCGCGCAAAGACTTCATTCACAAGCTCATGGAAATCCTCAACCTGTGGGGCCAACCTCTCGGCCAGAAAGAAGCCCAGGCGGTGGTGCGCACCTTTCACTCGCGCATTCTGCCGATGGTGCGCAGCCTGCCAGGCTTTGAGCGACTGCAGGCCTTCGAGAACCTGAACGCCGGGTTCGAGGACGCCGACAGCAACCCGTTCGATTTGCGCATCAATGACGCCCAGCGCCAACAGATGAACGCCTGCTACCACCGCTTGCATGGCCATCATGCGCGTTTCCGCGAGTTGATCGCACCGCTGGCCCGCCATGGGTTGCAGCTCAAGGAGCTGGAGCGTGATCACCCCGATGTGCAGAAGCGCATAGCGGTAACGGAACTGGCGGCCAAGCGCGATGAAGAGCTCTGCGATGTCATCGAGGACCTGTGGTTTCGCGCCGGCGCCTGGCCAATCCAGGGCATCGAGCCGAGCCGGCAGACGATGGAAATCAACGGCGCGCAGTTCCACTGCCATGGCTATATCCCCGAACTGGATGCGTGGGTGGTGCTTGGCTTCGATTCGCGTGAAAACGCCCAGATCAGCCGGCCCAATTCAAAGCTGTCAGTGCGCGCAGAGTGGGCGGTAAAGCGTACCTTGTTTCAAGCTTTCTGCCGTAAGCCATTGATATGGTTAGACGGTTATGAGGCCTCAAGAAAATTGTCAAGTAGCCTGGCAGGCGATGCCACGGCCGGGCCGGGGTTTGATTACAAGGTCAAGGGCGAGCTTACTTCGGCGCCGCTACTGGACAGCTTCGTCATGGCCGCCGGTTTTATCGAAAACCTCGGCCTGGATGTGCCCACCGCCGTGGGCCGGATGAGCTTCGCCAGGGACGACCCGGACCGCTTGTTCTTCGAGGCCCTGGGTATCTTCTGGAA
Above is a genomic segment from Pseudomonas sp. R5-89-07 containing:
- a CDS encoding UvrD-helicase domain-containing protein — encoded protein: MPHPQPDLPPELRPLAEMPLLKRLAARLFGHGLTRLRAQHRFSWLHGQADGFRSGHEAGVEYGYCEGKAEGLEEGRQVLLIRDFRSDEHRAPGIDDSLFDDWRLPLTADIKKRMKADVVRLLPAHAQPSAAQWKMIFSDTPSTSVIAGAGAGKSTSLVLRILLLTHYLGFELSSMTVVTFTRESRKDFIHKLMEILNLWGQPLGQKEAQAVVRTFHSRILPMVRSLPGFERLQAFENLNAGFEDADSNPFDLRINDAQRQQMNACYHRLHGHHARFRELIAPLARHGLQLKELERDHPDVQKRIAVTELAAKRDEELCDVIEDLWFRAGAWPIQGIEPSRQTMEINGAQFHCHGYIPELDAWVVLGFDSRENAQISRPNSKLSVRAEWAVKRTLFQAFCRKPLIWLDGYEASRKLSSSLAGDATAGPGFDYKVKGELTSAPLLDSFVMAAGFIENLGLDVPTAVGRMSFARDDPDRLFFEALGIFWKALEDHLLDQSPPIMTFNRMFSLFGENTPENLKLLSDPLLRPMSHLMIDEFQDVSPQIVSWIRASLREIRSRGPAMHVGRGAQRSSLLCVGDDWQSIYGWRGSSPHYFMEFNKEFPSPSTTRVMLGENYRSHQHIIDAAEHIVRSAPAIPGKKAKACGESKPLVPVVVRERDDAALARQLLERYQQGDTVLMLYRKSSDKLLMLEHIQNIVNLDSSLPPQARRLKQLTYHSAKGLQADTVFLLGDCQHLTSSPYKNQVYRMAGLGKEGDSEAYDNAQKDEVLRLAYVGITRAVSHCYWYVEKPEGQAVNVPRASERVDGRKAFFDDQRG